CAACTCAGTTGCCCCAGCTGATTCCCAGAGTGGTACCTGCCCTGTAATGTGATCACAGAATATTACCCCAACACTAGAAAGTCACTCAAGCAGAGaactggctgctgcttcttttcttttttttaataaattcatAACTCTGTGACTTCTGCATAAAAGTAGTGAAAGTACATTATGTAACTCTGATGAACTAATAGCCTTAGGTTTGCTTTGATAAACTGTCCTCCAGAGGTGTTTTTTCTTTGACACATTTGTTATTGCTGGAATGACGTCACACATTTTGGCAGAACTTAATACTGTTCACAAGGGCAGTATCAAGTCATATTAAATAGTTCACAAATCCCTCAAGGAAAGAGATTTATTCACTCCTTCAAATATCCACAGACATCTCAACCCACTCACCCACCCAAGATTCAGTTCCCTCATCTCAAGAGATATCAAGAAATCAAGAGATAAGAGAGCTGCAGAAATCAGCATCAACACCATCACTCAAAGAGCAGAAAAGAGATGCAGGGGTTTGAAGGGCAAGCTCACTTCCATGGTTATGGtaagcctgcagctggaatggcTATGGgaagcctgcagctggaatggcTATGGgaagcctgcagctggaatgctATTGCTGGGCAGCACTCACCGCAACAGCCTTCAGGGACTGCACAATGATCCAGTGGATTTCATCAAATAATTTGTTGGTGACTTCCTTTCCACGGGTGCTCTCCAGGTACAAGCGTAAGTTACTCACTGTCCACTTGCCTCCATGGATATGGTTATAATCATCCTGAAGAGTTAAGGAGTTCACTCAGTCTAAGATTTCGAAGTTGTTCAGCAGGTTTTTTCTCATCCCCACAAAAAGTCCCCTTATATTTACAAGTACTGCTCTAAAAATAAACTTGGCTAATTGCTCTTGCAGCTTCATGAACACCTCAACTTTGAACTGCCCTCTACATAAACAATTGCTTTTATTATAGCTTTAATATGCTTGTATCACACATCgtaaataaagtaataaatctttgtcaggagaaaaaaacctgGGTACTTGGACAGTTTTATAATAAAGTATGAGTTATGATTTGGAAATAGaagttttaaaatgtgaaagGAAAGAACTGAACGTTTTGCTCCTCTGGGGataaggaaaaaacaattaatGAGCAACAGCAGAATTTCACTGAAGGTAGCTGTTGTAAAATGCAGCACTTGAAAGTGTTTGtctgtgtttatttatttaaagcaCAACTTGTCTGTTCCCTGGTATCTTCTTAATGGTGCTACTGATAACAGCTAATTCAAGAACATAGTGAAATGACACctgaattgtttttaaaagttaaaattttcaaGTAATTCAGTACAAAACCCCACTAAGCATTACTGAAAATGAACAGGGGAAAACAGGAGGTTACCTTATGTTGTCTTTTCAGAGGCTATCAAGGCTGTGCATTATTTCTCTTTAAATGAAAAGACAGGAGCAAAGTGAGGGGTGTTCATAGATGGAAAGGCACATGTTCAGCCCTCAAGGAACTCTCAGGACAAATGCTTTGTCCCTTTATAAAGTGTTCTCCTCAGAGCATTTCTGAGAATTAATGATTGTATGCCTGCTGAATTACAAAACACAGAATGCATAGAGCAGAAAAAAAGCTCTCAGAAGAACAAATTCTGTCATCCTCTAGGACAAGGTCAGAGAAGCACCTATCTTATTATTAGGCTTTCTCCTGTAGCTCTCCCATTAGTAAATTTGGAGAACTGGACAGTACAAATAAAGACCTGAAACATGGTTCTCAGGATTTGCTCCATGATAAAAATGTCATGACACCAGATTCCAGCAAGGGAACAGAGATCAAAGTTTCAGCCCTCTTTGCCCTTCAGAACAAGTACTCAAATCAAAACAGATTGCAACTGGGTAGAGCTTTACATAATTACAGTTGTTTCATTAAAGACATTAaaacaaagtgaaaataattatgTATAAGAattattgttgttttgtttgtattACACACACAAACAGCACCTCATcataatttttataaattacTGACAGCTCAAATTAGGTACAGTTTTAGAAGACTAAAGCTGTACAGTCTAAAAGCCTCCAAAGTTACAGGCACATTTAAAACAGAACAAATAGAATGGGTAGCATTGCTTTACAATAAACttcctttctgcctttctgCAAAACTGAACAGATATCAGTGGTTTACAATTTATAAAAAGCTTTTCAAATATTCTAGTAATAATTCCACATTCTTAGGCTGCTACTTCTATACCCATTTCTGTTGACCTTTATTCTAAGTGATGTCACCACCACAGTCACTTCTCTTATCTGGGAAAAATCTTGAAGGCCATTCTATAACTGGTAGATgtcattttgggtttttaagattttctaagctttttgatgttgacattcttgtagtgaattttttcacacactttctgtaaataattcattgttttgcattcttttatagaaGAAGAGAGAGTTAATAGACTGTTAGTttaaccagtggcattggagaggtgccactgtcaccctccaatccactgtcacttttggaaaactataaatgttggagtcagtaAATAAACGgccctttttcctctttcaccttgagaacagtgtgagcgtgtgttcttttgtgtcctatagaGACAGTAGAGAAGATGGAAAGGGTGCATAATAACAAGGCAGGTAATGTACCCCGTGCCTCACATCTTCTCTGCTACTGACAACACCACCAGGAGTTTTTCTAAAAGTTGTATGGGACCAGCTTTCACCATAAGTAATTCTCACTGTGCCCTGTCAAACCAAAACATGTTTGAAGCACTTCACAAATCAGCAACTGAACAATAAAATGTTTGTAGTACTGAAAAATGGCATATTTGACCACTTACCCTGATTAAGAACTATCAACATTATCATTTACATTGTTGTTGCAGCAATATCCAGACAAAGACAGTTCTGCTATGCTGCACATCTTatggaacagcagcagagaaggCATATTAAGCAAGGTTTCAATTTAAGATATATTGCATATCTTGTGTATGAGTGCATGTGTATACCTACATTAATATAATCAGGAgcatgtgtgtgtctgtgtccatACATATTATTTTCCATACCATTAAAATAAAGCTTCTGGCATTAGGAAGTGCAACAATAGAGTTTTAATGACTGTACCAGAGGCATGGTTTGTAAATCACAGACATCCACTAAAAACACCAAAGGGAAAATCATTATCAAGTCATTCCTGAAGGAACAAGGCTTGGGAAGTGACACTGTATCCCCATCTATGTCACCCCTGCCCCACTAACCTTCCCTCCCCACTGCTGAATTTCGGCCTACTTTGACATAAGGATAGGCTGTCAAAGCTCTCATGTTTCCACATGAATATCAATGGCAAATTACAGGACAGAACTgttctgcaggcagagctccagctTTGTCCATGCAAGAGGAAGCCACCAGATGGCCAGGCAGCACTTATTTATCTCAAGTTTGCaactgcacattccctttgttTCCCACAGAAGGaaggcaggggcaggaggctggggAAATACTGGAAGAAGCTGGAAAATCCTGTGATGAATAAGTGctggaaagaagaaattaaattaactgccagagagagagagagggaaggggaaatgAAGACGGGGATATTAAACCACTATTATACAGTACATAACCACATGATCCAAGCTCATAAATTTCATTGTTCAATTCATAAGTGAGTATGTTGCCTTCTAAATTAAAGGAGACCCCTGCTCTCAACTACTGTGAGTCAATACTGAAAATATCACACCTATTACAGAGCTGCAACTCATTATCTTGACTTCTGATTTGTGGTTTTCTAAAATGTCTACAttctaaaatgtatttatttgtaaGTGCAAGGTGAAGTATTTTAATTGCAAGATGATGAGGAGTATGAGAAAACCTTTTGATTCCAAGTTTCTGGGACAATTAAAGAAAATCAGTCTTGCTACAAAAGAGCATCTAAGAAATCAGCACACTTACCCCATGCTTCTGAATGGCAACGTTTGTAAGATGTACAAACATGTTATCCAGTTCACTTGTACTTGGTGTGTATTTCACTGTGCAAAATCGGCAAAACCCAAGCTTGTACCTTAAAAGCAAAAAGTCATTAAAATGTGTTAATTCCCTGTGAGAAGCAAGGAAGTGAGCATCCTAGGATACCAGTTACTGGTTAAACTTCCTTGTGCAACATGCACAACATTATTTTGACTACACTGGACATTATCTctaaacaaaacacaaagacaTGCAACCTTACATGTAACATCTCAGTGGACGATAGGTAGACACCAAAACATAGAGACGAAGATCAAATTTCTTTCCACCAATTAGTAAGGGATTGTTGATGTAGAGTGAAATCACATAGGCTTCTTTGGAAGATTGAGACACAAACCTGAAAGACACAAAACATGTCTCATAGTATGATATTTGCAACAATACAATCCCTGAAGTCTTTTGCTTCTTTAGAAGTGTTCTGTAAATTTCGAGTTGACTGAAATCTTGCATCTTTTGGCAAGACGCTGTATAAAGTTGTAGAGGTTAATAATACACACTTGGCATCAGGCCTTacgtataaaaaaaaaagctgaaaatactGTAGAGATGACCAAGATCAATTACCCATTTAAACTCACACAGTAGCTGACCAAGCCATTCACAATGCAGCTCTACAAGCCAGCCTTTTTCCCTTGAAGAGAATTTAGAGCTTGGCAAAGTCCAGACAAGCAAAAAGAATGTAGTGCATTACCTTCATTATTCAGGTCTTGTACTACTGGAATATTTGCATTTCTGCTTGGTGTGCAACTGCAAACCACTGTGAAAAGTTAATATAACTTTCAGATTGTGACATTCTTCAGTTTCCAATCAGACAGGGGGAAAAATTCTCAAATGATATTTAGCCAGTCACTTGGTCACAGGAAAAACCATTAGTTGTGTGATCAAAACTTCTAGTCAGAGAAAAACATAAAATTGCTAACCTATTTCACCCATTTGGAAGGAGATCATCAACATGAAGTGTATTATTTTGTGttccaaaaggaaaatacatttatttcatAGAAATGTATTCTTCTTTGGACCAATTTAGAAGtgatttaatatatattaaacaattattgaaattgctgaggggaagatttttctcttgcttCCTGTTATTTAATACTGTGATGCAGAACAATTTCTTTCTGTGCAAGTTTTTCTCCAACAACACCGAAAGTAATTTTATAAAGAATATTATTTGAACAGTTCTGTGTACCTCCTCATACCAAAACAAGCTGTATTATAACCTGTTGAAGGAGGAAGCCAGATAACAACTGAGATTAAATGCAAACCTAACTATGAAATGACACAGCAATCATAATAATAATGGCATACTTTTCCCATGCATCAGACAATCAGCATGTTGATGCAGTTCACCTAATTACAGAAAGTACAATAAAGGGTTTGGTTTCAAGAACTTACGAAGATGTTTTGCTGTCTCGAGAccatttttttatttgggagAGTTTGTTGATTAGAAATATTCCTTTTCCTTGAGCTTTGCCACAAGGTTTCATAATCCATGTGCTGGAGGGATTCTTTCTGAATTCTTCAACAAAGAGATTATAATCGGCAGGAAGCATAAAAGTCACAGGAACAAAATCTGAattaaggggggaaaaaagggtgcACAATTAAAGATACTCTATCTGataaggctactgacacataaagactaaaaaagaaaagttctgtattttcagttttccagtCTGGCATGGTCCACCTTCATTAAGAGTCATGTTGCTTTTTATCTCATTTACATACTAGTTTTTACTTAAACAATTGCAAAATGCTGCACGATGCTAACTTCAAAGTAATAGAGTCTAATTCATGTGAAtagattttcttcttccatttatATGCTGTGCCATTGCAGTATTAGATACCATTTcaacaaaacaattaaaatttcTCAATTTCCTCAAACAGCTTCCACCATTCTTTATCATGCTCTGTGCAGGCAAAACCCCCCTTTGGCTgtgtaatttttatttccatgtaACTCCCATTATTCTTATTTATTATATCTTACTCTgaacttcttttatttttctttgctccCACACACTCAGTTTTACCATGATTACTGAAACctaaagaaaagcatttttcactTTTTGCTATTAAATTATCTCCAATTCCATTCTTGAAGACCTGCCTTCTTACATGGGTGAAGtgttttcatttcacttttcCAAGATGTAATGCAACTCCACATATCTCACTCTGTTTCACTTCAATGCTTTCTGACCTCCAAACCAACTCTGCTTTCCTCATTCCTGATCTATTCTTGGTTTAGTTTTGGGATTTGAGTttcttgggtattttttttgtctggtttgctttttattttttagcagTCCTTATTAGTTCCCCAACTTCTCCTAAATTTCCCCTCTGAGGTGTTTGTTCATTCAGTTCTGTCTAGAGCCTTCCTTCAAAAAGGTTTAGTTGTTGCTCCATTGTAAGATTTTCACATAATAGTTTTTCACTTTTGAATTAAAGAAACTGTAACCCTCTCTTATGTGAAGTAGCAGAGCCCTTTGGTTTCACCACTAACCTAACTGCACAGTATCTTAAATCCACAATTTTCCCTCTCCAAAACAATTTTTGAGAAACCCCAAATGAATCAAACCCAAAAGAGGAACAGAGCACTTCAAGGTAGCCACTTTAATGTCATAACACTCCAGAGGTTCAGTGCTTCACACACAAAAAAGCTGTCTCTCTTCCAATTATTGACTCTCTAAGAAAAATGCTGAATGCTTAAAATAAGAACATACCCAAATAAATATATTTCCCATTTTCATCCTTTTCTGCAAGAGGACTTCCTTCTTTCTCAAGTTCTTTTCTGTATCTCTTGATATTCTTTACCATCAAATCTTTTCTGGTTAGTTCATAGTGGTTTGGGAAATGATTGACAATTTGGTCATCAGAGAGACGGTAACCAGCTTCCACACTGAACACATTTCTGATTGTTTGGACGCTCATCCTGAAACCAAAGACAGACACCAAGTGATTTCTTTTAAGAAACACACTTCAGGACGACAAATTAGAGAtcttttccccccaatttcttcat
This Agelaius phoeniceus isolate bAgePho1 chromosome 5, bAgePho1.hap1, whole genome shotgun sequence DNA region includes the following protein-coding sequences:
- the TTLL1 gene encoding polyglutamylase complex subunit TTLL1, producing MAGKVKWVTDIEKSVLINNFEKRGWIQVAENEDWNFYWMSVQTIRNVFSVEAGYRLSDDQIVNHFPNHYELTRKDLMVKNIKRYRKELEKEGSPLAEKDENGKYIYLDFVPVTFMLPADYNLFVEEFRKNPSSTWIMKPCGKAQGKGIFLINKLSQIKKWSRDSKTSSFVSQSSKEAYVISLYINNPLLIGGKKFDLRLYVLVSTYRPLRCYMYKLGFCRFCTVKYTPSTSELDNMFVHLTNVAIQKHGDDYNHIHGGKWTVSNLRLYLESTRGKEVTNKLFDEIHWIIVQSLKAVAPVMNNDKHCFECYGYDIIIDDKLKPWLIEVNASPSLTSSTANDRILKYNLINDTLNIAVPNGEIPDCKWNKSPPKEVLGNYEVLYDEEMAQSDGTDRDLRGRPGQPTGVKGSRARDSGKPVLTTWK